A region from the Bacillus sp. Marseille-P3661 genome encodes:
- a CDS encoding XdhC family protein, which yields MRSILNYLNIINSNPTNRYALATIIHIKGSAYRHEGAKMLFSENGERFGTISAGCLEEDLSHHALEVIQSQGSKVLTYDLSSEDDLTWGQSAGCNGAVTIYLECVQSNFNLYLVEMEEQLKNGDSLLLIKVLDEHFNIVMGLNITTGKYYGNAVDDHLKKYLHEFNGIQQGDVMLCKDRLYGEVIIEKIEPKENLYIFGAGPDVEPIVNVASKLDFVINIIDPRSDYCNKSNFPKANSLIIDHPDSYLKHNKVPENSYVLIMTHNFNWDRNILRHFINDPPYYLGILGPKKRTQRLLANENVPTWISSPVGLEINAEGAEEIGISIAAELIQMKNAKVSVKSSKGKLLV from the coding sequence ATGAGAAGTATCTTAAATTACCTGAATATTATAAATAGTAATCCTACCAATAGATATGCATTAGCTACAATCATTCATATTAAAGGATCAGCATACCGTCATGAAGGCGCCAAAATGTTATTTAGTGAAAATGGTGAACGATTTGGTACGATTAGTGCTGGGTGTTTAGAGGAAGATTTATCCCACCACGCATTAGAAGTTATCCAATCCCAAGGTTCTAAGGTACTCACCTATGATTTGAGCTCCGAAGATGATTTGACTTGGGGACAAAGTGCAGGTTGTAATGGTGCAGTGACGATCTATCTAGAGTGCGTTCAAAGTAACTTCAATTTATATTTGGTAGAAATGGAGGAACAATTAAAGAACGGTGATAGTCTGCTCCTTATAAAGGTATTGGATGAACATTTTAATATAGTAATGGGGTTAAATATAACTACAGGTAAGTATTATGGTAATGCAGTAGACGATCATCTAAAAAAGTACTTACATGAATTCAATGGTATACAGCAGGGAGATGTAATGCTATGTAAAGATCGACTTTATGGTGAAGTGATAATAGAAAAAATCGAGCCTAAGGAAAACCTCTATATCTTTGGTGCAGGTCCGGATGTAGAACCTATTGTAAACGTTGCAAGTAAGCTCGACTTTGTCATCAATATTATCGATCCTAGAAGTGACTATTGTAATAAATCAAACTTCCCTAAAGCAAATTCCTTAATTATTGATCATCCAGATTCCTACCTTAAACATAACAAAGTTCCAGAGAATAGTTATGTCCTTATTATGACACATAATTTCAATTGGGATCGGAATATTTTAAGACACTTTATTAATGATCCTCCATATTATTTGGGGATTTTGGGACCGAAGAAAAGAACTCAAAGATTGCTAGCTAACGAGAATGTTCCTACTTGGATTAGTTCTCCGGTTGGTTTAGAAATAAATGCTGAAGGTGCAGAGGAAATAGGCATTAGTATAGCTGCAGAATTAATTCAAATGAAGAATGCAAAAGTTTCAGTTAAAAGCAGTAAGGGAAAGCTATTGGTATAG
- a CDS encoding CoxG family protein: MKLQGKADFQASREIVWEVMNETETLKKATPGCKELIEVEEGFYKASLEMGVAAIKGHYDGEIVLSEKQEPERMTLKIKAEGAAGIVDATAHLIFVDTADGTVVEYNGEGTVSGLIAGVGQRMLTGVAKMILGQFFKAIAKEVKVAQSKAS; this comes from the coding sequence ATGAAACTACAAGGAAAAGCAGATTTTCAAGCTTCACGAGAAATAGTTTGGGAAGTTATGAATGAGACTGAAACGTTAAAAAAAGCCACTCCTGGTTGTAAGGAACTTATAGAGGTAGAAGAAGGTTTTTATAAGGCTTCGTTAGAGATGGGAGTTGCAGCTATTAAGGGACATTATGATGGTGAGATAGTCTTAAGTGAAAAACAAGAACCTGAACGCATGACATTAAAAATTAAAGCGGAAGGTGCAGCGGGCATTGTAGATGCTACTGCACATTTAATCTTTGTTGATACTGCTGATGGCACGGTTGTTGAATATAATGGAGAAGGTACAGTATCTGGACTAATTGCTGGAGTTGGTCAAAGGATGTTGACAGGTGTTGCCAAAATGATCTTAGGTCAATTCTTTAAAGCAATAGCAAAGGAAGTTAAAGTTGCCCAAAGTAAGGCTAGTTAA
- a CDS encoding alpha/beta fold hydrolase, with amino-acid sequence MIAECNGEQIYYEVFEGNKENESFDAIILLHSLGVDHRLWKYQIEALRDVAPRVVTIDARGHGISTANTGISEEIWIEDIKILCETLSLKKVVICGISMGGVQAIGFSIKYPQYVAALILADTFAKIDPAQVETKIKLTGGVAKEQGMKQYGATYLDNTLSNSPTANDIRQDLNDAIINMDIDDYYESVRACFSTNNEEQLSQINVPVLVLIGEEDFKTPIELSRTIQQQIPNALLLTVPNGMHLSNVDNPVVFNKFITGFLNLV; translated from the coding sequence ATGATAGCAGAATGTAACGGTGAGCAGATTTATTACGAAGTATTTGAAGGTAATAAAGAAAATGAAAGCTTTGATGCTATTATTCTTTTACACAGTCTTGGTGTAGATCATAGACTATGGAAATACCAAATTGAAGCATTAAGAGATGTTGCGCCTAGAGTTGTTACAATTGATGCAAGAGGACATGGAATCTCAACTGCAAATACAGGGATTAGTGAAGAAATATGGATAGAGGACATAAAAATCTTATGTGAGACTCTTTCGCTTAAAAAAGTTGTCATTTGTGGAATTTCTATGGGAGGTGTTCAAGCTATAGGTTTTTCAATAAAATACCCCCAATATGTAGCTGCTCTTATCCTTGCCGATACATTTGCGAAGATAGATCCAGCTCAGGTTGAAACAAAAATAAAGCTTACAGGTGGTGTGGCAAAGGAACAAGGGATGAAACAATATGGGGCCACATATTTGGATAACACTTTATCAAATTCACCTACAGCAAATGATATACGTCAAGATTTAAATGATGCAATAATCAATATGGATATTGATGACTATTATGAGTCAGTTAGAGCTTGTTTTTCAACTAACAATGAGGAGCAGCTAAGTCAAATTAATGTACCAGTATTAGTTCTAATTGGCGAGGAAGATTTTAAAACTCCCATAGAATTATCCCGAACCATACAGCAACAGATACCAAATGCACTTTTGTTGACGGTTCCAAATGGGATGCACTTGTCAAATGTTGATAATCCCGTGGTATTCAATAAATTTATTACCGGTTTTTTAAACTTAGTATAG